A genomic region of Zea mays cultivar B73 chromosome 6, Zm-B73-REFERENCE-NAM-5.0, whole genome shotgun sequence contains the following coding sequences:
- the LOC103630272 gene encoding LOB domain-containing protein 12: MGGGSPCASCKLLRRRCTKDCIFAPFFPADDPHKFAIVHRVFGASNVSKMLQELPVQQRGDAVSSLVYEANARMRDPVYGCVGAISFLQNQVSQLQMQLAVAQAEILCIQMQRRDDGAGPDVDVVVPPPSLVAAAAAAGASHHHQMTVEMQQQAMATDDDVDAFLMQNAGAGAIPPQLMCYGGAASALKRESLWT, from the exons ATGGGCGGTGGCTCGCCGTGCGCGTCGTGCAAGCTGCTCCGGCGGCGGTGCACCAAGGACTGCATCTTCGCGCCATTCTTCCCGGCCGACGACCCCCACAAGTTCGCCATCGTCCACAGGGTCTTCGGCGCCAGCAACGTCTCCAAGATGCTCCAG GAGCTCCCGGTGCAGCAGCGCGGCGACGCGGTGAGCAGCCTGGTGTACGAGGCGAACGCGCGGATGCGGGACCCCGTGTACGGCTGCGTCGGGGCCATCTCCTTCCTGCAGAACCAGGTGTCGCAGCTGCAGATGCAGCTCGCCGTCGCGCAGGCCGAGATCCTCTGCATCCAGATGCAGCGCCGGGACGACGGCGCCGGCCCCGACGTCGACGTGGTGGTCCCGCCGCCGTCGCTcgtcgcggcggcggcggcggccggcgcCAGCCACCACCACCAAATGACGGTGGAAATGCAGCAGCAGGCGATGGCCACCGACGACGACGTGGACGCCTTCCTCATGCAGAACGCCGGCGCCGGAGCCATCCCGCCGCAGCTCATGTGCTACGGCGGCGCCGCGTCGGCACTCAAGAGGGAGTCTCTGTGGACGTAG